The following coding sequences are from one Paenibacillus stellifer window:
- a CDS encoding FMN-binding protein, whose product MKKIWIIAASLVLLIGIVWGATYLIQVRNYQNRVANLVTADLPFTGLKDGVYDGECDVRFIDAKVRVTVKNGRVADITILKHKNGHGAPAEAILGEIVQRQTLEVDAVSGATNSSRVLKKAVENALTQAEPQK is encoded by the coding sequence ATGAAAAAGATATGGATAATCGCCGCGTCCCTAGTATTGCTCATCGGCATCGTCTGGGGAGCGACGTATCTCATTCAGGTCCGGAACTATCAGAATAGAGTGGCTAATCTTGTTACAGCGGATCTTCCCTTCACAGGACTTAAGGACGGGGTATATGACGGGGAGTGCGACGTGCGGTTCATTGACGCGAAGGTTCGTGTCACCGTGAAGAACGGCCGGGTGGCTGATATCACGATACTCAAGCATAAGAACGGGCATGGCGCTCCGGCAGAGGCTATTCTCGGCGAAATCGTGCAGCGGCAGACGCTTGAGGTGGATGCTGTCAGCGGCGCGACGAATTCCAGCCGGGTCCTGAAGAAAGCGGTCGAGAACGCGCTGACTCAGGCTGAACCCCAGAAATAG
- a CDS encoding Gfo/Idh/MocA family protein: MDPKTYNLAIVGYGGMGSYHVQLIEPIERLTVAGVFDIVDYRKELAAAKGLQTYDSLEAVLSDDKVDIVLIATPNDVHKTIAIQALRAGKHVVCEKPVTVSSSELLEIMETAKETNRVFMVHQNRRWDEDFLIIQDLIAQKKIGEVFRVESRVQGANGIPGDWRQLKAYGGGMLLDWGVHLLDQLLLLTGSRIDSVAAELSFILGTEVDDGFTSHIRFKDGLTAVIEVGTTNFVKLPRWYVKGTEGTTVIRDWDLSGETVAINPDVAKVEPTPIQAGQGLTKTMAPPSEESTLRSPIEKAQSTKASFYDNLVSVIEGAAEPLVKNEEVLRVLRLIETIFEAAEKRAVLKDLEL, encoded by the coding sequence ATGGACCCTAAAACATATAATCTGGCCATAGTAGGCTATGGAGGCATGGGCAGCTACCATGTCCAACTGATTGAACCGATCGAGCGTCTGACCGTAGCCGGCGTATTCGATATCGTGGACTATCGGAAAGAGCTTGCTGCCGCCAAAGGCCTTCAAACCTACGACAGCCTGGAAGCAGTATTATCTGACGATAAAGTCGACATTGTGCTGATCGCAACGCCGAACGATGTGCACAAGACAATTGCCATCCAGGCGCTTAGAGCGGGCAAGCATGTCGTCTGCGAGAAGCCGGTAACCGTGAGCAGCTCCGAGCTGCTTGAAATTATGGAGACGGCCAAAGAGACGAACCGGGTCTTCATGGTGCATCAGAACCGCCGGTGGGATGAGGATTTCCTCATTATTCAGGATCTGATTGCGCAGAAAAAAATCGGCGAGGTATTCCGGGTGGAGTCCCGCGTACAGGGCGCCAACGGCATTCCGGGCGACTGGCGCCAGCTTAAGGCATACGGCGGCGGCATGCTGCTGGATTGGGGCGTCCATCTGCTCGACCAGCTGCTGCTTCTCACAGGCAGCCGTATCGACAGCGTTGCGGCTGAACTCAGCTTCATCCTTGGCACAGAGGTGGATGACGGATTTACGAGCCATATCCGGTTCAAGGACGGTCTGACGGCGGTGATCGAGGTTGGTACGACCAACTTTGTGAAGCTTCCCCGCTGGTATGTCAAGGGAACCGAGGGTACGACGGTGATCCGGGACTGGGATCTCAGCGGCGAGACGGTAGCCATCAATCCCGATGTCGCGAAGGTGGAACCGACGCCGATTCAGGCCGGTCAGGGGCTGACCAAGACGATGGCGCCGCCGTCCGAGGAATCGACGCTGCGTTCTCCGATTGAGAAGGCGCAGAGTACGAAGGCGAGCTTCTACGACAACCTCGTCTCCGTCATCGAGGGCGCGGCCGAGCCGCTGGTGAAGAACGAAGAGGTGCTGCGAGTGCTGCGGCTCATTGAGACGATCTTCGAAGCGGCCGAGAAACGGGCCGTGCTGAAGGATTTGGAGCTGTAA
- a CDS encoding YjgB family protein: MNRKYNSAAAGLLLAAMLGLSACSSGGDQTQGATAAPSATASPAGGQSAAPSESAANPPAVPSGSAAAGGTAGASAPAQASAAPNAAASDSRSVQSQLQELMELAKQGHAPGIPFAAHTGMIEDVKAAWGKPDIEEGAGKGIYATYQAKQAVIGFNKGSVIIDVRSSADELHRLTLQNIEASLGNPDEITTSGSDHIYTYKAGEQFQLKFVIPDQAGTVDHISVYSPSDAVNNMAG, encoded by the coding sequence ATGAATCGAAAATATAACTCCGCAGCCGCAGGTCTTCTGTTGGCTGCCATGCTGGGACTATCCGCCTGCAGCTCCGGCGGAGATCAGACACAGGGCGCTACCGCCGCCCCGTCCGCGACCGCTTCACCGGCCGGGGGCCAGTCGGCCGCTCCTTCCGAGTCCGCCGCAAATCCTCCGGCGGTTCCGTCCGGTTCCGCCGCAGCTGGCGGAACGGCCGGCGCCTCGGCTCCGGCGCAGGCATCCGCAGCGCCAAACGCGGCGGCCAGCGACAGCCGGAGCGTTCAAAGCCAGCTTCAGGAGCTCATGGAGCTCGCGAAGCAAGGCCATGCGCCAGGCATCCCGTTCGCCGCGCATACGGGTATGATCGAAGATGTGAAGGCCGCATGGGGCAAGCCGGATATCGAGGAGGGCGCCGGCAAGGGGATTTACGCCACATATCAAGCGAAGCAGGCGGTGATCGGCTTCAACAAAGGCAGCGTCATTATCGACGTCCGCTCCAGCGCGGATGAGCTTCACCGGCTGACGCTTCAGAATATCGAGGCATCCCTCGGCAATCCCGACGAGATCACAACGAGCGGGAGCGACCATATCTATACCTACAAAGCGGGCGAGCAGTTCCAGCTTAAGTTCGTGATTCCGGATCAGGCGGGGACGGTGGATCATATTTCCGTCTACTCTCCTTCTGATGCGGTCAACAATATGGCCGGCTAA
- a CDS encoding TetR/AcrR family transcriptional regulator gives MDRSSRKEVILLLHRNTILNAAEQLFEDKGYAATTMDDIAHQAEYSKRTVYLQFSGKEEIHDRLVLKGFTRLKEQLLGEWDPNQSFSAGYKKLCASLADFYEASPYQFAGIAEFQTTPLDGEDLPQVKRDIFAVGEEINAALGEMISRGIAQGEVRADIRIKETILIFWSSLSGVILAAHRKSSYIAETMGVTTDDLLEYSFGLLLRMVSKEGEIPL, from the coding sequence ATGGACCGCAGCAGCCGTAAAGAAGTCATTCTTTTGCTTCACCGGAATACCATATTGAATGCCGCGGAGCAGCTGTTCGAAGACAAGGGCTATGCCGCGACGACGATGGATGACATTGCTCACCAAGCCGAATACAGCAAACGCACCGTCTACCTTCAATTCTCGGGCAAGGAGGAAATTCACGACCGGCTCGTGCTGAAAGGCTTCACCCGCCTGAAAGAGCAGCTGCTCGGGGAATGGGACCCGAATCAGAGCTTCTCCGCCGGGTACAAGAAGCTGTGCGCCAGCCTCGCCGACTTCTATGAAGCATCCCCCTACCAGTTCGCGGGCATCGCCGAATTTCAGACTACTCCGCTCGATGGCGAAGATCTGCCGCAGGTGAAGCGGGATATTTTTGCCGTAGGAGAAGAAATCAATGCTGCGCTTGGGGAAATGATCTCCCGGGGAATCGCCCAGGGCGAGGTAAGAGCGGATATCCGGATTAAGGAGACGATTCTGATCTTCTGGAGCAGTCTCTCCGGGGTGATTCTGGCGGCACATCGCAAGAGCAGCTACATTGCCGAGACGATGGGTGTGACAACGGACGATCTTCTGGAGTACAGCTTCGGGCTGCTGCTGCGGATGGTTAGTAAGGAAGGAGAAATTCCGTTATGA
- a CDS encoding winged helix-turn-helix domain-containing protein has protein sequence MLQLDENGYRISGEGVSVELLPKEFALLKFLYRGKGRAFSREQLLEGVWPLEYPVERTVDDHIYRLRKKLQPFSGIGIRTVRGFGYCLTERTAARGVDASPSSRDGELREKMAEVFAKYHQYGQGRSMLALARQQDVLGYELDGFYSVYIHFVEGDVEWLLRGEAPLAERLYSLLLFLLLTEEPEEGLAWCERVLEARILPPMQHRELEILNVLEPFAAAGRAEEALERLKLTREAIKEPGYENFETPVANAELYVRLMTDTPEAEIRRLIQRVETMIQGKPFLRDIGSCNLSKGLWKLKKNELVAGEALIDEGLSVLELSGFVPMKLFALYRVRYFCRKYDFKGREGVTRKYESLFQEEQARCGLPELRTEMIKLLNDCLTL, from the coding sequence ATGCTGCAATTGGACGAGAACGGATACCGGATATCGGGCGAAGGGGTTTCAGTGGAGCTGCTGCCCAAGGAGTTCGCGCTGCTGAAATTCCTGTACCGGGGCAAAGGCCGCGCCTTCAGCCGGGAGCAGCTGCTGGAAGGCGTCTGGCCGCTGGAATATCCGGTAGAGCGCACGGTGGACGACCACATTTACCGGCTCCGCAAAAAGCTGCAGCCGTTCTCCGGAATTGGCATCCGCACGGTCCGGGGTTTCGGCTACTGTCTTACGGAGCGGACGGCGGCGCGCGGAGTCGACGCAAGCCCGTCGTCCAGGGACGGCGAGCTGCGCGAGAAAATGGCGGAGGTCTTCGCCAAATATCATCAATACGGCCAGGGGCGGTCCATGCTAGCGCTGGCACGCCAGCAGGATGTGCTGGGCTATGAGCTGGACGGGTTCTACAGCGTCTACATTCATTTTGTCGAGGGCGATGTAGAGTGGCTGCTGCGGGGAGAAGCCCCTCTTGCCGAACGGCTGTACTCGCTGCTGCTCTTTCTGTTGTTAACGGAAGAACCGGAAGAAGGTCTGGCCTGGTGTGAACGGGTGCTGGAGGCGAGGATTCTTCCGCCGATGCAGCACAGGGAACTGGAGATTCTGAATGTACTGGAGCCGTTCGCTGCTGCCGGAAGAGCGGAAGAGGCGCTGGAGCGGCTGAAGCTGACCCGGGAGGCGATTAAGGAGCCCGGCTATGAGAACTTCGAGACGCCTGTGGCCAATGCCGAACTGTACGTCCGGCTGATGACGGATACGCCGGAAGCTGAAATTCGGCGGCTGATACAGCGGGTGGAGACGATGATTCAGGGTAAGCCCTTCTTGCGGGATATCGGAAGCTGCAATTTGTCCAAAGGCCTGTGGAAGCTGAAAAAGAACGAGCTCGTTGCCGGAGAAGCCCTGATCGACGAGGGATTAAGCGTACTCGAGCTGTCCGGCTTCGTGCCGATGAAGCTGTTCGCGCTCTACCGGGTCCGCTATTTCTGCCGGAAATACGATTTCAAAGGCAGAGAGGGAGTCACGCGCAAATACGAATCGCTCTTTCAGGAAGAACAAGCCCGTTGCGGGCTTCCGGAGCTGAGAACCGAGATGATCAAGCTGCTGAACGATTGCCTGACCCTATAG
- a CDS encoding GNAT family N-acetyltransferase translates to MQAGLDFDSLYRLMEASFPPSEFRTYEGQKSLLEDKRYRVIAEKGPDGRTNAFIAVWKFPQFQFLEHMAVDPSLRGQGVGGRMLSAFVAESSIPVLLEVEPPETEWASRRIAFYERLGFILNPYPYEQPPLRENQTPLSLLVMSGPSPLTENEFLHFRDTVHLVSTPGI, encoded by the coding sequence ATGCAAGCCGGACTGGACTTTGACTCGCTGTATCGATTGATGGAGGCTTCCTTCCCGCCTTCTGAATTCCGGACCTATGAAGGACAGAAGAGCCTGCTAGAGGACAAGCGTTACCGTGTAATTGCGGAGAAGGGGCCGGACGGGCGGACGAATGCTTTTATTGCGGTATGGAAGTTCCCACAGTTCCAGTTTCTAGAGCACATGGCAGTAGACCCCTCTCTGCGCGGGCAGGGTGTGGGTGGACGGATGCTGAGCGCATTCGTCGCCGAATCTTCCATCCCCGTTCTGCTGGAGGTGGAGCCTCCGGAGACGGAATGGGCATCAAGACGCATCGCCTTCTACGAGCGGTTGGGCTTCATCTTGAACCCGTATCCCTATGAGCAGCCACCCCTCAGAGAGAATCAGACGCCGCTGTCCCTTCTCGTTATGAGCGGACCTTCTCCTTTGACAGAAAACGAATTTCTGCATTTCAGAGATACCGTGCACCTCGTGTCGACTCCAGGAATTTGA
- a CDS encoding PH domain-containing protein has translation MANLFNGLLGNYSEVSPAELKSQYGMYLMPDEKIEMGFKLIRDSFIITDERIILIDHQGVTGKKTRVASISLESIYEVTMETAGTGFDDSEITIHYIQSPYFKSNNVQVSSYKFEFGKKFNVQPIYVALLTLAHQNHKRLNA, from the coding sequence ATGGCTAATCTGTTCAATGGGCTGCTGGGCAATTATTCCGAGGTATCACCGGCGGAGCTGAAGAGTCAATACGGCATGTACCTGATGCCTGACGAGAAGATTGAAATGGGATTCAAGCTTATCCGGGATTCGTTCATCATCACCGACGAGCGCATCATCCTGATCGACCATCAAGGCGTAACCGGCAAGAAGACGCGTGTCGCTTCCATCTCGCTTGAGTCCATTTACGAAGTAACGATGGAGACAGCCGGAACGGGCTTCGACGACAGCGAAATCACGATCCACTATATCCAGTCGCCTTATTTCAAGAGCAACAACGTGCAGGTTAGTTCCTACAAATTCGAGTTCGGCAAAAAATTCAACGTCCAGCCGATCTACGTCGCGCTGCTCACGCTGGCTCATCAAAATCATAAGCGCCTGAACGCTTAA